Genomic DNA from Methanofollis sp. W23:
AGTCAGCCCCTTCGCCTCTTTTGCATTTTTTGCAAACTCACCGACCGGGGTCAGGGTGCACTCGATCCCCTGCCCGTTCCTCTCCTGGCACCTCGCCACCGCCTGCTTCAGGTCAGGGAGATGCCAGCGCTCCATGGCCAATCGCATGCCGGTGAATAGCAGGGGGGCGAGAAAAAGGTGGTGGTCAGGGGCTGTGCTGGATGCTCTGCGCCTGCTCGCGGAGGTACGAGAGGAGATAATATGGCCCGCCGACCCCCTTTCCGGCCGACCCGCTCGCCTTCCACCCGCCGAAGGGCTGCACGCCAGGCCATGCCCCGGTCGTCGCCCCGCCCTGGCGGTTGGCATAACAGACCCCGAACCTGGTCCCCTCGAAGAAGGTGCTGACCTCGTCAGGGTCCTCAGCAAAGATCCCGGCGGTCAGGCCGTACTCGGTCTTGTTCGCGCGGGTGACCGCCTCGTCAAGAGCCCTGAAAGACTGCATGCAGAGGAAGGGGACGAAGAGTTCGTGCTTCATGAGGGGGTGGTCTTCGGGGAGACCGGCGACGACCGTGGGCTGCACATAGAACCCGCGGGCCAGGGCCCCCTCCTCCAGTGTCTTCCCGCCGGCGAGCACCTGGCCGCCGTCCTGCCGGCACCTTGCGACCGACTCCTCGAAGGTCTGCTTTGCCCTGGCCGAGATGAGCGGGCCCATGAAGACCCCGCGCTCGCGGGGGTCGCCGACGACGCACTCTCCGGCCCGCCTGATCAGCATCCTGGCACATTCCTCGGCGACCTCGTGCTCGACATAGACCCGCGAGGTGGCGCTGCACTTCTGTCCGCTGTAGCCGAAGGCGGCGCGGACCACCCCCTCGACCGCCTTCTCCAGGTCGGCCGTCCCGGTGATGATGCAGGGGTTCTTGCTCCCCATCTCGGCGACGACCGGTTTCGGGTAGGCCTGGCGTGCGAGGAAGGTGCGCATCAGCCACATCCCCACCTCCCGCGACCCCGTGAAGGCGATCCCGTCGACCGCCGGGTGGGCGGTGACCACCTCGCCGAAGGGGTGGCCTGGGCCGGTGAGCAGGTTGACGGCGCCGGCCGGCACTCCGGCCTCGATGAAGGCCTCGTACAGCCTGATGCCAGTGAGCGGGGTCTTGCTTGCAGGTTTGAGTATGACGGTGTTGCCGGTGAGCAGGGCCGCCGAGGCCATCCCGGCCGCAAGGTCGATCGGGAAGTTGAAGGGCGAGATGACCGCCCAGACCCCATGCGGGCGCATCACGCTCCTGTTCGTCGCCCCCCGCGTCTCGGGGCGCATCGGGACGACGAACCCATCGGCCTGCTCATAGAGGGCGCAGTGGTACCTGATCATGTCCACGGCCTCGCCGACCTCGGCGATCGCCTCGGCTCGCGTCTTTCCGGCCTCCATCGTGATGAGGGCGGCGAGGGAGTAGACCTCGCGCTCAAGGACCTTTGCCGTCGCCCGCATCGCCGCCACCCGCTCGGCCGGGTCGGTCCGGCTCCATGCCGGGTATGCGTCCCTCGCCACCTCGACCGCCGCCTTCGCCTCCTCCTCGCCGGCCTGCTGGAAGTGCCCGGTGATCACCTCCTGGTCGACCGGCGACCTGACCGCAAACTCCCGTGTCGTCGAAAACTGTTTTCCGCCGATGAAGAGCGGGTGGCGGTGGCCGAGCCGACTCTCCAGGTCTGAGAGGGCCGCCTCATAGGAGGCGTGCATCCCCTCGTCCGATTCCAGGCTGACATAGGTAACTTTTCTCATCTTCATCAACTCCTCAGAGGCCTT
This window encodes:
- a CDS encoding aldehyde dehydrogenase family protein, whose translation is MRKVTYVSLESDEGMHASYEAALSDLESRLGHRHPLFIGGKQFSTTREFAVRSPVDQEVITGHFQQAGEEEAKAAVEVARDAYPAWSRTDPAERVAAMRATAKVLEREVYSLAALITMEAGKTRAEAIAEVGEAVDMIRYHCALYEQADGFVVPMRPETRGATNRSVMRPHGVWAVISPFNFPIDLAAGMASAALLTGNTVILKPASKTPLTGIRLYEAFIEAGVPAGAVNLLTGPGHPFGEVVTAHPAVDGIAFTGSREVGMWLMRTFLARQAYPKPVVAEMGSKNPCIITGTADLEKAVEGVVRAAFGYSGQKCSATSRVYVEHEVAEECARMLIRRAGECVVGDPRERGVFMGPLISARAKQTFEESVARCRQDGGQVLAGGKTLEEGALARGFYVQPTVVAGLPEDHPLMKHELFVPFLCMQSFRALDEAVTRANKTEYGLTAGIFAEDPDEVSTFFEGTRFGVCYANRQGGATTGAWPGVQPFGGWKASGSAGKGVGGPYYLLSYLREQAQSIQHSP